A stretch of Prunus dulcis chromosome 6, ALMONDv2, whole genome shotgun sequence DNA encodes these proteins:
- the LOC117631794 gene encoding NAD(P)H-quinone oxidoreductase subunit O, chloroplastic, whose amino-acid sequence MASSATTLSQNPFSSFSRFPQTLRRNPLHLLSIKAVKAAEPDKTEKLKQTKTQESTNATQPSTTTVSKPPKKPVYSMKKGQIVRVEKEKYLNSVNYLSVGHPPYYKGLDYIYEDRGEVLDLRIFETGEYALVAWVGVPTAPAWLPTEMLIKSEKLNYERL is encoded by the exons ATGGCTTCCTCTGCAACTACTCTCTCTCAGAACCCCTTCTCATCCTTCTCTCGGTTCCCACAGACCTTGAGAAGAAACCCTCTTCATCTTTTGTCCATTAAAGCTGTAAAAGCTGCAGAACCTGATAAGACCGAGAAACTCAAACAAACTAAAACCCAAGAGTCTACAAATGCTACTCAACCTTCAACCACCACAGTTTCTAAGCCTCCCAAGAAGCCTGTTTATTCCA TGAAGAAGGGTCAGATTGTGAGGGTGGAGAAAGAGAAGTATCTTAATAGTGTTAAT TATCTATCTGTTGGGCATCCACCTTATTACAAAGGGTTAGATTATATTTATGAAGACCGCGGTGAG GTACTGGATTTACGCATTTTTGAGACTGGTGAATATGCACTC GTAGCATGGGTTGGGGTACCTACTGCGCCAGCATGGCTTCCAACTGAGATGCTGATCAAG TCAGAGAAACTCAATTATGAGAGACTGTAA